The Syngnathus acus chromosome 2, fSynAcu1.2, whole genome shotgun sequence genomic interval GAAGAATTTTTCCACATTGAATTTCCCAAGTTGATGATTTCAATTTTCAGAAATCCCTTGCAAAGCTAGACCTCTATCTCCGCACAGATTTTTTCCCTGTTACTCCCAGCATTGGGAAACCAGATCTAACATGGAAGGTTTGAATGTTCAAGTCAAGATGACTCACtccaacagaaaaaaagttcactttaaaagcaaacaaaaaaaggggacGTGAAAGCAAATCATCAACGCATAACGaccaaaagatttttttgtatcactacatttaaaaaaaacctttgcCAAGTAAGAGCAGTGGCGTGCTCCTGTGCTTCAAGCTGTGATTGGCAGATACATTGTGTTCTCAGTTGTCTTCTAAGGAATGCGTCATGCGGCCCGCAGCAGAATGGACGAGCAAGATAAATAGCACCAATCAGCGTTTACGGTGCTGTCAAAAAGAACTTAGGGCCATTCAAAATACGTCAGGAGTCCAGCAGCCTTTTTCAAGTATTTCTGAGTTATTTTTCCCTTCAGGATGAACCTGaatcaaaaatttcaaaaaggaCTAGTGTGGTGAATGATCTTTGATGTTTCGCTGGTCTCCAAAAAACACTCGGTGGACGATGGCTGGCCCGGGTAAGGAAGCACTTCggtgacacacggctgattgggaaaagattttattcaaccgatgtcagagtgatGTCTCTCCAAAAGTTTGAGTGGccccaaaagcaaagatgtttCAGCTCTCAACGGCACAGATGTTCGCCCCAAAAAAGCCCCCTCTTCTGACAGACAAGCCTATCTTATACCTGCCCAAACCGTTGATGTCATGACTTGGAGTGCAGCTGCTGTTCGTATTTTAGTCTACTCGTTGCTCTCAAATGTCCTAAGAAGGACATGTAGAAGACTCTTTCCCCTGCATAACAACAGCTGCGCCATTCCATATTCTAAGTTGCTATACCTTGCAGAAACTGAGGCATCTCTGGCCAGCAAAAATAGCTTATGCTCTACTCACTGCAGCTAGTTCACCATTTAAGGTGACATACAGAGATGCATAGACTTCAAATTACACTACACTAGGGCAAGGAACAACTCCCTTGTCACTGGTTCCCTTTTTAGATAGGTGGCCCAGTAGACAAGGTTGAAGGTTCCAAAGAGAACAGGAAACACTATCCGAGCCATTTTATCAATCTTGCTGACACTGTTGTAGGGGTCCGCCATCTTTAGCTCAGAGGCTTGCAGCTGCAGCGATGCTGTGTTGGACATGGTAGAGATTGAGACGTCCTTGGTGATGTTCGGCGTGCAGTTGAGGGCTGCCGAGCAAACGTTATTGGACTTTTTCGACAGCACCATGGGGTCCCGTTTCTGCAGCGTGACAGACAACAAAAATTTTATGACGCGCTAAAGATCTTAGTTTCTCCGCCGCAACACATTGATTGTCCCAGTGGACCAGCGAATGAGGTCTGATACGGGCAGTTGAGTTTGATCTAAAGTCCTTACGAGTGCGACATCCACTGGATTTTTATGCcgatacacacatgcatgatAAACAGTTTTGTGAGTGTATATTTTgggtaaaatgaaaaagctaGCTTCATACAATTTGGAAAGTCAGAATTAACTTCATAAAAACGACCATAACAAAAATGAGATCATTTTCTGTTGGATTTCTGTCCTCAAAGTTGATCATGAATTATACTTGATTATgatcacattgtttttttaaataaaagttgttGCTGGATATACCAGAAGTACATTTCTTCTAAGATTAACATGAACGGAGAGATGGAGGtcataaaagcaaaagctgGGATTGCGATCATAAATTGTCCAAATATTGCCAGAGCGCCACTGAAGATTAAAAAATAGCAATTTCTGTGCAATAATATCTGTCAGCTTGTTCCGAGAATACGTTTTGAAAAGTACAGACAGAACAGTGTGCTTTGCAGCCCTTGTGGGTTCTGGCTTCAATCAAAATGAAGAATGCGCCAGGTGTTGTACCTTTGGGTGCTGTGCTTCCAGATCTTTCTTGCCATCCCACGCCCAACTCCTCTTGGTGAAGTAGTTCACCGTTGCAAATTCAATAAGGGCCGAGAAGACAAATGCGTAACAGACGGCAATGAACCAGTCCATTGCTGTAGCGTAGGCCACTTTAGGGAGGGAGTTTCTGGCGCTGATGCTGAGGGTGGTCATTGTCAGCACTGTGGCCACCCCTGTCAACAAATgtgacatgtttattttgtaagaTTGCAAGCTACATGGAATGGATGTTTTAAGAAGTCTCTCTATTGTCAGCGGACTACACTAACCAAAAACTGTCCGTGCAGGAACAGATTCTCTATTTAGCCAAAATGACACCTGGGACAGGATTACAGTCATAAAACATGGGATATATGTCTGGATGACAAAATATCCAATCTTCCTTTTCAGGTAGAAGTGAACCGTCATGACTGTATACTGGCCTGTAGGGaaacaaagaataaaagtAGAACACAAAAAAGTGAGAGCCTCAAAACATTATTGTTGGATTGAACAATTATTGCAGATGCTGTAGATGCTCAACAATAACTGGGAAACATCTATTGCAAagacctgaaaaaaaaaggtacaaaTGCAATTCTCATTGACAAGAAATGTTAAAATAGACCATTTTTATCCTAAATAGTGTGTAAAATTAATGTTTCTTGCTTTGACTTTCTATAGAATAATAGTAAACAACGGTAATGTTGGAGACTTGTGACCACAAGCACGCAATGTTGCCTCATTTCTCCAGATAGTAGAGGAGAAAGGATTGTCACCAATAATCGCAGATGTTGGAGCAGCCAAAAATGAGGTCAGGTTTAAGAGAAAATGGAATATAATGAAGCATACTGATTCTTACTatgacaaatgaaatcaagCCCTGTGAATTCTTTCCAGGATGTGATGAGATTATATAAAGAGTTATGACAGTGCAAGGGGTCTTgaccaaaaaaacagaaagggCAGGATTGAGTTGGTGTGTAATTTGGGGGGCCGACCATGCAATTTTCATTTAAACAAGTGAAGATTGCATTTGAGGCTTAAAACGACTATTTGCCAAGAGGAGTTTCCGATTGCAGCCACTAGTAAACTACGAAAAACCTAGTGACTACACGACTCTCACACAAAgtccaaacaaacacaaacagctcTCAAACACACTCTCttgcaagcacacacacacatacacacgcacacacacacacacacacacacacacacacacaacacacacccATTAATACGCAAGGCTTTCTACGGGCAAAATCGGATTTTTGAACCAGCCTAATCCCCAGTTACAATCTGCATCCTGCCGTCAGTAAGACTAAGAGTGGAagagaagggaggggcgagggggggggggggccgcaGAAGGGTGAGCCTTCCTGTCCTGGGATCCTCGCAGAGCTCCGTGCCCCGCCCACTCAGCCATGCCAATCTCCATGAGGCATGATCTCTTGTGTGGTGACGGCAGTGCACACCTCTCAGCCATAGAGCACGTCAGTCGTCTCAACTAAATACGGGTGGGATGGAAGGGGGCTAggtgggaggggtgggggacggcacatcctttttttcttcattttaatttggtgGATTTTGCTGAATcacaaagagaaagaaaattatTGTATGCCAGGATCAGATGACAGCAGTTTTGCAGGTGGGTCCCACTGAGAGCTTGACCATGTGGCCGCCTGCCATGACTGGATCCGGAGATCCCCAAAACTACTGGTCTTCTGACCCAAACACTAGCACCTTCTAACTCCCTGATGACTTCAGTGACCCTGCCGAAGAGTAGGCCCGTCATTTGCTGGAGGAGACCGGACACAAGGCACCGCTGACCTGGGACGCCCCAGAGTCACGTTTAATGCAAGGATCCCAGCAGCACTGGGAGCAAAGGAATGAAGAGGAACATGTTCCTTTGGTGGATCATAGCACTTTTTAACCACTACTTCATACGTCACATCCAAGGAGAACTTCCTTTTATATCAGGGAACGATGCTGCAATGCTGGTCAACTGGTAAGTAGGAGCTTCTTGCCTTCGACACACATAAAGACACGTGGCTCTTGCGACAATAGCTCAGACTTTTGACAGAAATGTTACTGTTGTCACTTTTAATCCAGTTTTACAGATGGGGTTAGAGTTTTTTTAAAGAACACCTGAGACGCAAGCAGTGATGTCCTCAAGATGGGTGTACACTAATCCCCGCCTCTAGACACTCAATTGGTATAGTGGACTAACGGTGCTAATAAAAGACCAGTTATTTTTAGCCACTTATCTCACTAAGCATTTTTTCTCTCACTGCACCTCAAGCAAAAATGTAGGCCTCAGTCACAAACCTGGATAAAGGACAAatacgttttgtttttttaagtgacattCAATGTTTTCTCAGGAATACTTACACAAGGAATATCAGTGCATTTTCTGTCATTCTACTGTTGGGTAATATaagtttaaaaatatcaaGTCATACTTGGATTTATAAtaatcttgcttttttttattgtcaaagTCAGAGCTCATGCTAAAAAGAATGTAACACCAAGGTTGAGGATATATGTATTGCATATAAATAGCTATGGCTAAGTACTTTGATCAGTAGTTTTTGAGTCATCGTGAGCATCATACAATAAGTATAAGTACAATAAGTTGGGATGTTGTGTAAAAtatcaacaaaaacagaacagtCATTAGCAAACCTTTTCAATCTACACTCAATTGAATATGCTTCAAAGACAAGATAATGTTGAACCTGATGAACcttattgttttattgaaaATATTCTCTATGATGGAGGCAACAAGAGATTGGGAAAGATAAAGAAtgcttaaagaaaaaaatacaggttTGAAAAAATTACACAGGTTAATTGCAAATCAGTGAGTGGAAGGAGCAGCCCTTAAAGTTGTTCACAAGCACGGTTCGCCTTTTTGAGAGCAACTGTGTGAGCAAGTAGACCACTAGTTGACCAATAACGTTTATCAATGTATAATTGCAATAAATTATGGGATTTCATCCTTGGTGGCCCATAATGTCTTCAAAAGATACAAAGACTCTGAAGAAATCTTTGCACAAAAGCAGCAAGGGCAAAGAACAACACGGAATGTCTGTGACCTTCGAAGACCCAgacagcacacaaaaaagacattGTAAAAAGGATATTGCCATATTTGCTCAGGAACAGGAAAATATTCTCAGCTAACACAGTTCGTTACTAATGCTACAAATGCAAGATTAAAATCTCTCATGCAAAGTGAAAGCAATATATCAACAACACACAGAAACGCCACCAGCTGGCTTCTTTGCGACTGAACTCATCTAAGATGGACGGAGGCTAAGCATAAAAGTGTGCTGTGGTCTGACGAGTccacatttcaaattgtttgggGAAATCATGGGATGTGGTGCCCTCTGGGCCAAAGACGAAAAAGACGATTTGGATTGCTACCAGCACAGAGTTTaaaagccagcatctgtgatggtatggggaTGTGTTAGTGACCatggaatggatggataacttccatatgtgtgaaggcacCGCAAGTGGCTTCACGGGAAAAGTATGTGAGGACGAGACTGACCTACCAACAGCTCAGACCTGTCTcctattgaaaatgtgtggtgcACGATACAACAAGAATATTCTCCATTGTCCTGAATATGATCAAGGCTGTGAATGAATGGGGGCCAATATTTGGCATTTTGCCGATTATCGGCattgtcttatttttattgGTCCAATGGCTGATAAGTGATCAATTTAAAACTGGGTCAGGGATTAATAGTTTCTCCTGTAGTTATTGTACTTTTTCTCAGATGCAGTTTCACAAAGCATAATAGCAATGTTGCGTCTTAATTTTGAATGACAAGGTCTTTGCtatcacaatttaaaatataatatttacatttagaTACTCAGTTTTAGTTAGCTTTATGAGAGATGCTGGGATGCGGTAGTGTGAAAGATTCacatttaaataatatttatttcataaaaCATTAGGGAACTATTAGTTCAAATTTACATTGAATTTTATGAGCTGCTGGTAACCCTTGGAACTCCctgcgctttttatttttgagcttttgcactttttcatccaattttaaaataaatatgtcaTTTCTAAATatgaaagaaggaaataacATAATAACAAATATGAAAGCCTGCTGTTTAATAACCAAATGCCTTTTgggttttaaatcaatttaACTGTTGGGTTtgtattaattaaaaaaaaatgtaaagaaaattCCTTTTTATTGCAAATGAATATCAGGTTAAAATATCAGTTGTAGGCCTCTTTAACAACGAATAATCTGGATCAGTATTggccctgaaaaaaaaatcagtccaTGGCTTGTAAATACAGCTGAAGTGATGTCCACAACAACCTGTAAGTTACATGCACTCATTCTATTAAATGGAAGAAGAAAGGCTACAGCTAATGGGCTGATGCTTGTGCATTGTACCAACAACAGAGAGAAGGACCTTCACCAAAACAGCTTGATCAGATTCTCAAAGCCGTGGTACTTCTCATGAGTTGCTGcacttagttttttttatttaaagcaaGGTTGTGTAAGTGGCCAATGCGTCAGTGGGCACTATTGAGCTCAGggcatacattaaaaaaaaaaaaaaaaagcaaattgcaCACTTTTAATAATGATTCCACTCGAAACTGGATGAACTTGTATTACAGTTCTCTTTTACATAAGAGTATTAAGCAGATGCCTTTCAATAACCCACATCCCCACCCCTACACCAACTCTCCCACGTGTCACAGCTGGCTGCCCAATCCCATTCTGACATCCATACAGGTCCATGTTCCGAAGCAAGCTGAACAACTATCAGATAATTAAATCTCCTACATGCCAAAATTAACTCAAGACATCACTAGGTTGCCTCCAAGATGTCTTCCCTTACATTGCAGATGCCCTAGTCAGGACAGTCATTAAGATAAATCTGTAGACTCCTGCTCACCCACACATTCGGGACAAACCAACCAATCCCTCActgatctgtgatgtcatcttcTTATGCAAAAGCTGATGGGGGTGGTTGGATGGGTGgctgtgggggtgggggtgagcgGGTGTTGCTTCAGGATTAACCCGAGGCTTCTCTCTGgttctgtctgtgtgcgtgtgtgtatatgtgtgtgtctgtgtctgtgagTGTGCATAATTGTTGTTTTACAAGGCTGCCCAGGGCCTGTAGACAGCTGGTTGTGTGAGGGATAGGCTACTCTCATGTACTGGCCTCCGCTCATTGACGCTGATCCCCCCATAATGTCTCCCACATTTACTATCGGCCTCACAcgctcttttttcttctttgctgaGCTGCTGGTAGAGACATGACTGGATTAATCCAATGCGCCTCCATATGAGAAAGTTTTGTAAATATAACTACGGGTTTCCTGAGTTTAGCTGATGAACTGACAGAAATGTCaccttttaaaaatcaaacgtTACAATTCAAATTAAGTTGGGTGGATCGAGTCTGTAAGTCAGTAAACTTCTTGTCTTGTGTCCAAACTGTTCCTTGTAgccttgacctttgaccttgtcGATTATGATATCTTGGCCTTATTGCCAGTGATTAGAGAAACAtctttttgcattcattttgcaCACCAACCtctgcttgtatgtatgtcttCTGTGCCGGCAATTGAGGTCATCAGAATGTACTGGTTGAGTCTTGACCCGTCGTCTGCCACCACCACAGACCAGGCAGCACCTTTAGTCCACCTGTAAACCACCTCAGACACCGGATAGgcatctgacaaaaaaaaagacagaatcGCTTCATGTAATTTCATCCTGTAAATAAGATACGAATTTCAAAAAGGAGCAACATTTGTAAATATCCAATGTGGTGGCAGGCAGTTTCTGATTAGAACATAAATCTGTTTGTTCGCATACGGTTATTTAAGTG includes:
- the LOC119133013 gene encoding gamma-aminobutyric acid receptor subunit alpha-5-like isoform X2 — its product is MEQHSAKKVSTMSACMAWLLFTLLLFGCQNGGCQSSPEAQKEAATSDNSTVFTRILDGLLDGYDNRLRPGLGENVTEIKTDIFVTSFGPVSDTEMEYTIDLFLRQTWKDERLRFKGPREKLSLNNLLASNIWTPDTFFLNGKKSIAHNMTTPNELLRFTDDGTLLYTMRLTISAECPMHLEDFPMDVHVCPLKFGSYAYPVSEVVYRWTKGAAWSVVVADDGSRLNQYILMTSIAGTEDIHTSRGQYTVMTVHFYLKRKIGYFVIQTYIPCFMTVILSQVSFWLNRESVPARTVFGVATVLTMTTLSISARNSLPKVAYATAMDWFIAVCYAFVFSALIEFATVNYFTKRSWAWDGKKDLEAQHPKKRDPMVLSKKSNNVCSAALNCTPNITKDVSISTMSNTASLQLQASELKMADPYNSVSKIDKMARIVFPVLFGTFNLVYWATYLKREPVTRELFLALVLFEIFDSGSS
- the LOC119133013 gene encoding gamma-aminobutyric acid receptor subunit alpha-5-like isoform X1, which produces MEQHSAAKKVSTMSACMAWLLFTLLLFGCQNGGCQSSPEAQKEAATSDNSTVFTRILDGLLDGYDNRLRPGLGENVTEIKTDIFVTSFGPVSDTEMEYTIDLFLRQTWKDERLRFKGPREKLSLNNLLASNIWTPDTFFLNGKKSIAHNMTTPNELLRFTDDGTLLYTMRLTISAECPMHLEDFPMDVHVCPLKFGSYAYPVSEVVYRWTKGAAWSVVVADDGSRLNQYILMTSIAGTEDIHTSRGQYTVMTVHFYLKRKIGYFVIQTYIPCFMTVILSQVSFWLNRESVPARTVFGVATVLTMTTLSISARNSLPKVAYATAMDWFIAVCYAFVFSALIEFATVNYFTKRSWAWDGKKDLEAQHPKKRDPMVLSKKSNNVCSAALNCTPNITKDVSISTMSNTASLQLQASELKMADPYNSVSKIDKMARIVFPVLFGTFNLVYWATYLKREPVTRELFLALVLFEIFDSGSS